One Thermococcus kodakarensis KOD1 genomic window carries:
- a CDS encoding MBL fold metallo-hydrolase — MKVTILFENHAGWRKGLIGYHGFSALVEHNGHRVLVDTGTDGRVLLNNIRELGVELDSIDALFITHGHYDHTGGIAELLKARSEPLDVYAHPGIFARRIALKPRRREIGIPFTRKELESLGAVFHLSEKPFEFLPGFISSGKIERKTWDRAVGYLVEDGKEVKDPVKDDIALILDLGDSVAVITGCGHSGILNIARHAIDLTRKPIKALIGGFHLRGAPEHLLDDAVEGLRELGVGTLYAGHCTGIDEYAYLKEHFGLAEPLFVGKEIRV, encoded by the coding sequence ATGAAGGTCACAATCCTATTTGAAAACCACGCCGGCTGGAGGAAGGGCCTGATCGGCTACCACGGCTTTTCTGCCCTCGTTGAGCACAACGGCCACAGGGTTCTCGTGGATACTGGCACGGACGGTAGGGTGCTCCTCAACAACATACGGGAACTTGGGGTTGAGCTGGACTCGATAGATGCCCTCTTCATAACCCACGGCCACTACGACCATACAGGCGGAATAGCCGAGCTGCTCAAAGCTCGGAGCGAACCGCTCGACGTTTACGCCCACCCAGGGATCTTCGCCAGAAGGATAGCCCTAAAGCCGAGGCGGAGGGAGATAGGGATCCCCTTCACGAGGAAGGAGCTTGAGAGCCTTGGGGCAGTCTTCCACCTGAGCGAGAAGCCCTTCGAGTTCCTTCCGGGCTTCATCTCCTCCGGAAAGATTGAGAGAAAAACATGGGACAGGGCCGTTGGCTACCTTGTTGAAGACGGAAAAGAAGTCAAAGACCCTGTTAAAGATGACATCGCACTCATACTTGATCTTGGAGACAGCGTGGCCGTTATAACGGGCTGCGGGCACAGCGGAATCCTCAACATTGCTCGGCATGCGATAGACCTGACTAGAAAACCGATAAAGGCCCTGATCGGCGGTTTTCACCTGAGGGGAGCACCTGAGCATCTCTTGGACGATGCCGTTGAAGGGCTCAGGGAGCTCGGCGTGGGAACTCTCTACGCTGGCCACTGCACAGGAATAGATGAGTACGCCTATCTCAAGGAGCACTTTGGGCTTGCGGAGCCTCTATTCGTTGGGAAGGAGATTAGGGTATAG
- a CDS encoding NifB/NifX family molybdenum-iron cluster-binding protein produces the protein MRIIVSTVTGGLDDRVNPAFGRTPTFTIVDVENGEIVNVQVVPNPGYSQPRGAGVTAAQFVIDQGADVVIAGQFGPNSSGVLQAAGIKMVSAPATMTVREAVEAFLRGELTTAVFGPEGGMGPGMGRGMGGMGRGMGRGRGGGMGGGRGGGWGW, from the coding sequence ATGAGGATAATCGTATCAACCGTTACCGGAGGGCTCGACGACAGGGTGAACCCGGCCTTTGGAAGAACGCCGACGTTCACGATCGTGGACGTTGAGAACGGAGAGATAGTGAACGTTCAGGTGGTACCGAACCCCGGCTACTCACAGCCGAGGGGAGCGGGGGTTACGGCGGCGCAGTTCGTCATAGACCAGGGCGCCGACGTTGTCATTGCTGGCCAGTTCGGCCCCAACTCCTCGGGAGTTCTCCAGGCCGCGGGCATAAAGATGGTCTCGGCCCCGGCCACCATGACCGTCAGGGAGGCCGTTGAGGCATTCCTCAGGGGAGAGCTGACCACTGCGGTCTTCGGTCCCGAGGGCGGAATGGGACCAGGCATGGGACGCGGTATGGGCGGCATGGGTAGAGGAATGGGCCGTGGTAGAGGCGGTGGAATGGGAGGCGGCAGAGGAGGCGGATGGGGCTGGTGA
- a CDS encoding antitoxin family protein, whose protein sequence is MEIIEAVYENGVLIPLKKPKLKEHSKVIIKIIDEEELDKLLDSLIIEKVENIDYKRLKEAYYESL, encoded by the coding sequence ATGGAGATTATTGAGGCCGTTTACGAGAACGGCGTCCTGATACCCCTGAAAAAACCCAAACTTAAGGAGCACTCAAAAGTCATTATCAAGATAATAGATGAGGAAGAACTTGATAAGCTTCTAGACTCACTCATCATTGAGAAGGTTGAGAACATAGACTACAAAAGGCTTAAGGAGGCCTATTATGAGTCGCTCTGA
- a CDS encoding type II toxin-antitoxin system VapC family toxin, translating to MSRSEVFVDSSVLVGLNLGDEKAKKLVKSLIEEGHALVINPIVFSETAYKVMFTLAIRDGLKGVYDLKKHLDEYTWVYEKVRDSIEKLVKSGFLRVLEIDWQISRLSAELGEKYGLLTNDAMIVATCKSYGIEKIATFDSDFEKVDFLEVISPLISEQDG from the coding sequence ATGAGTCGCTCTGAGGTCTTCGTGGACTCTTCTGTCCTCGTTGGGCTGAATCTAGGAGACGAAAAAGCGAAGAAGCTCGTGAAGTCCCTCATCGAGGAGGGCCATGCCCTTGTTATAAACCCAATAGTATTTTCCGAAACAGCTTACAAGGTTATGTTCACTCTCGCTATCAGAGATGGGCTGAAAGGTGTCTACGACCTCAAGAAACACTTGGATGAGTACACGTGGGTTTATGAAAAGGTCAGGGACTCAATTGAGAAGCTCGTGAAGAGCGGATTTTTGAGGGTTCTTGAAATTGATTGGCAAATCTCAAGGCTCTCTGCCGAGCTCGGGGAGAAATATGGTTTGCTGACCAACGATGCCATGATAGTAGCCACCTGCAAGTCCTATGGAATAGAGAAGATAGCAACTTTTGACAGCGACTTTGAGAAGGTTGATTTCCTGGAAGTTATCTCTCCTTTAATCTCAGAACAAGATGGATAA